From Acinetobacter lwoffii, a single genomic window includes:
- a CDS encoding type II secretion system protein N, protein MTVSLNDLKNIELKQLNRAAPVVLLLLILYLCWKLAALFWLLIAPPQAMQLDRVELGSQQPQIPNIGAFSLFQAVGQSAGVVETANIILQGVMVASPSYNSSAVLKINDQVDRYRVGEMLANSGFELAEVHWDRVILRRSTGATQEILFKGLENGLNQPIVPETSASSSSMPAMPSNSGMPEQPSPQNEIGRAIQQMQENKDQYLQNMGVSAADGSYEVTSRTPAALRNRLGLRPGDRILSLNGQTLSQGQTEAQLLEQARREGQVKLEIKRGDQVMTIQQDLK, encoded by the coding sequence ATGACAGTTTCTCTGAATGATTTAAAAAATATTGAACTGAAACAGCTCAATCGTGCTGCACCTGTGGTTTTGTTACTGCTCATCCTGTATCTATGCTGGAAGCTGGCGGCTTTGTTCTGGTTGCTGATAGCTCCACCCCAGGCCATGCAGCTGGATCGGGTTGAACTGGGTTCGCAACAGCCGCAAATTCCGAATATCGGTGCATTTTCGCTGTTTCAGGCAGTTGGGCAGTCTGCGGGTGTGGTTGAAACCGCCAATATCATTTTACAAGGGGTGATGGTCGCCAGTCCAAGTTATAACTCTTCTGCGGTACTGAAAATCAATGATCAGGTCGATCGTTACCGTGTCGGGGAAATGTTGGCCAATAGCGGTTTTGAGTTGGCTGAAGTGCATTGGGATCGGGTTATTTTGCGTCGATCCACAGGTGCTACTCAGGAAATCTTATTCAAAGGTCTGGAAAATGGCTTGAATCAGCCGATTGTGCCGGAAACATCAGCATCTTCAAGTTCAATGCCTGCTATGCCTTCTAATAGTGGTATGCCTGAGCAGCCTTCGCCACAGAATGAAATTGGTCGGGCCATCCAGCAGATGCAGGAAAACAAAGACCAGTATTTACAGAATATGGGGGTGAGTGCAGCAGATGGTAGTTATGAAGTGACTTCACGGACGCCGGCTGCACTGCGTAATCGCCTGGGTTTAAGACCGGGCGACCGGATTTTGTCTTTAAATGGCCAGACGCTGAGCCAGGGACAGACCGAAGCACAATTACTGGAACAGGCCCGACGTGAAGGTCAGGTCAAACTCGAAATAAAACGTGGTGATCAGGTGATGACCATACAACAAGATTTGAAGTGA
- the gspD gene encoding type II secretion system secretin GspD has protein sequence MALFNNNRSAWAFCVAAPLMAMVSTASYAQTWKINLRDADLTAFINEVADITGKNFAVDPRVRGNVTVISNKALNKNEVYDLFLGVLNVNGVVAIPSGNTIKLVPDSNVKSSGIPYDARSRASGDQIVTRVLWLENTNPNDLIPALRPLMPQFAHLAAVPGTNALIVSDRASNIYQLETIIRNLDGTGQNDIEAVSLQSSQAEEMIGLIESMTATGGAKDVRGSRVRVIADTRTNRIIIKGDPTTRKRVRQVIETLDVPAADRLGGLKVFRLKYASAKNLAEILQGLVSGQAVNSSNSNSGSTTSTSSSLSSSSNLNNNNTSTGSSSNTSSGIQLNTGMNNEQGGITSFNGNGVSIIADTTQNSLVVKADPQLMREIESAIDQLDIRRQQVLIEAAIIEVEGTDADQLGVQWALGDISSGIGLVNFDNFGTSLKNIAAGYLTGGGAGAASAVGAGSSLVLGDYREGSDGSRRLYGAMIQALKETTKSNLLSTPSIVTMDNEEAYIVVGENVPFVTGSVSTGAAGVANPYTTIERKDVGVTLKVVPHIGEDGTVRLEVEQEVSDVKASKGQAQDLVTSKRAIKTSILAEHGQTIVLGGLISDNTSYGRQAVPGLGAIPGLGRLFRSEGKSNQKRNLLIFIHPTIVGDKNAVRKLTQQRYSQLYSLQLALDSDGNFAKLPESVEDVYQQRIPVSRTPLQNSTYQTVPTAPVQAQPANVVVTPVAIEPVIQRQVVEPVQQVEKSKNTVTTTTLRPKS, from the coding sequence ATGGCTTTATTTAATAATAATCGATCAGCATGGGCATTCTGTGTGGCCGCACCGTTAATGGCTATGGTCAGTACGGCGAGTTATGCACAAACCTGGAAAATCAACCTTCGAGATGCTGACTTAACTGCATTCATTAATGAAGTGGCCGATATTACCGGCAAAAACTTCGCAGTCGATCCGCGGGTACGTGGCAACGTGACGGTCATCTCCAATAAAGCCCTGAATAAAAATGAAGTCTATGACCTGTTTTTAGGCGTACTGAATGTCAATGGTGTGGTGGCGATTCCTTCGGGTAACACCATCAAGCTGGTTCCGGACAGCAATGTCAAAAGCTCAGGCATTCCCTATGATGCCAGAAGCCGTGCCAGTGGTGACCAGATTGTGACCCGAGTGTTGTGGCTGGAAAATACCAATCCGAATGACTTGATTCCTGCATTACGTCCTTTAATGCCGCAGTTTGCCCATTTGGCGGCGGTGCCGGGTACGAATGCCTTAATTGTGTCGGATCGTGCCAGCAATATTTACCAGCTGGAAACCATTATTCGTAATCTGGATGGCACCGGTCAAAATGATATTGAAGCGGTCAGTTTACAATCCAGTCAGGCCGAAGAAATGATTGGACTGATCGAGTCCATGACTGCCACCGGTGGAGCTAAAGATGTCCGCGGTTCACGGGTGCGGGTGATTGCAGATACTCGTACCAACCGGATCATCATCAAAGGTGATCCCACGACGCGCAAACGGGTGCGTCAAGTGATCGAAACTCTGGATGTGCCGGCTGCGGATCGTTTGGGCGGTTTAAAAGTTTTTCGTCTGAAATATGCCAGTGCCAAAAATCTTGCGGAAATCTTGCAGGGGCTGGTGAGCGGGCAGGCGGTGAACAGTAGTAATTCAAATTCAGGTAGCACAACCTCGACCTCGTCTTCACTCAGTTCCAGCAGCAATTTAAATAACAACAATACCAGTACGGGTTCGAGTAGCAACACCTCTTCAGGCATTCAGCTGAATACCGGCATGAATAATGAGCAGGGCGGAATTACCAGTTTTAATGGTAATGGCGTCAGTATTATTGCCGATACCACGCAAAATTCTCTGGTGGTGAAAGCGGATCCACAACTGATGCGAGAAATTGAATCAGCAATTGACCAGCTGGATATCCGTCGTCAACAGGTGCTGATCGAAGCCGCGATTATTGAAGTGGAAGGAACCGATGCGGATCAACTCGGTGTGCAATGGGCCTTGGGTGATATCAGCAGTGGGATTGGGCTGGTGAACTTCGATAATTTTGGGACTAGTCTGAAAAATATTGCGGCCGGTTATCTCACCGGTGGTGGTGCAGGTGCTGCAAGTGCCGTGGGCGCGGGCAGTTCACTGGTACTCGGTGATTATCGTGAAGGCAGTGATGGTTCCCGTCGTCTGTATGGTGCGATGATTCAGGCACTCAAAGAAACCACTAAATCCAACCTGTTGTCTACGCCGTCGATTGTGACCATGGATAATGAAGAAGCTTATATTGTGGTGGGTGAAAACGTACCTTTTGTGACAGGCTCAGTGTCTACAGGTGCTGCTGGAGTTGCTAATCCCTATACCACCATTGAACGCAAGGATGTCGGGGTCACTTTAAAGGTGGTCCCGCATATTGGCGAAGATGGTACGGTACGCCTGGAAGTGGAACAGGAAGTTTCTGATGTCAAGGCCAGTAAAGGGCAGGCACAGGATCTGGTCACCAGCAAGCGAGCGATCAAAACCTCAATTCTGGCCGAACATGGACAAACCATTGTCCTTGGTGGTTTGATCTCAGATAACACCAGTTATGGGCGTCAGGCTGTACCTGGTCTGGGTGCGATTCCAGGCTTGGGACGTTTATTCCGTTCAGAAGGTAAGTCCAATCAGAAGCGTAACCTGCTGATTTTTATCCATCCAACCATTGTAGGCGATAAAAATGCAGTGCGTAAACTGACCCAACAACGCTATAGTCAGCTATATAGTCTGCAACTCGCACTCGATTCGGACGGGAACTTTGCCAAGCTGCCAGAAAGTGTTGAAGATGTGTATCAACAGCGAATTCCAGTATCCAGAACGCCATTGCAAAACTCGACTTATCAAACTGTGCCGACCGCACCCGTTCAGGCGCAGCCAGCCAATGTAGTTGTTACGCCGGTAGCGATAGAACCAGTGATTCAGCGACAAGTGGTAGAACCCGTCCAACAGGTAGAAAAAAGTAAAAATACCGTTACAACAACCACACTTAGACCCAAAAGCTAA
- a CDS encoding FHA domain-containing protein — protein sequence MTWKIHAITGDLTGQEISIDRDMLVGRHQAADIVLQAAEISRKHAAFLLKDDALWVQDLGSSNGTFVNDVQIAQETLLKQDDIVQFASLKFSVMAPAAAVEVPAEIEATAEKVVEQVEVAEPTPAQQMNDQGMPELKHRDATVQLTRDGMPTNVGIPKPAPIPEGVDINAVKPEPTPIPVEQPVSRVEQEKETQKNVSVGLISVIVLIILAIMAWLLFK from the coding sequence ATGACTTGGAAAATACACGCGATTACAGGCGACTTAACAGGACAGGAAATTAGCATTGACCGTGACATGCTGGTGGGGCGTCATCAGGCGGCAGATATCGTGTTACAGGCTGCGGAAATCTCCCGTAAACATGCGGCATTTTTACTAAAGGATGATGCGCTCTGGGTGCAGGATTTGGGTTCATCGAATGGCACTTTCGTCAATGATGTGCAGATTGCGCAAGAAACCTTATTAAAGCAGGATGACATTGTTCAGTTTGCCAGCTTGAAATTTTCAGTAATGGCGCCTGCGGCTGCAGTAGAGGTTCCAGCAGAAATTGAAGCAACGGCAGAAAAAGTCGTGGAACAGGTCGAAGTCGCTGAGCCTACACCTGCACAGCAAATGAATGATCAGGGAATGCCGGAACTGAAACATCGTGATGCTACGGTACAATTAACCCGTGATGGCATGCCAACCAATGTCGGTATTCCAAAACCGGCACCTATTCCGGAAGGCGTGGACATTAATGCGGTAAAACCAGAGCCTACCCCAATTCCGGTTGAGCAGCCTGTATCACGTGTAGAACAGGAAAAAGAAACCCAGAAAAATGTATCTGTAGGTTTGATTTCAGTGATTGTGCTGATTATTTTGGCAATTATGGCTTGGTTGTTGTTCAAATAA
- a CDS encoding phosphoglycolate phosphatase, which translates to MSIAQLEKRELILFDLDGTLVDSAHDLYRAMNMSLNVLQLPLVTEEQVRTWIGKGTSIFCESVLQHLVGEVTPAQHQELLTTFLDIYNVDPCVDTVPFPGILKFLDWAKAQGKTLICVTNKPELPARSILDTLDMAHYFADTIGGDRFTERKPHPRQLLHCVEHYGVSKEQVLLIGDSSNDVEAARRAGIDCVVVSYGYNHGENIADCQPQQIVDDLRELLA; encoded by the coding sequence ATGTCTATTGCACAATTAGAAAAGCGTGAACTGATCTTGTTTGATCTGGATGGTACCTTGGTGGATTCAGCACATGATCTGTATCGCGCCATGAATATGAGCCTGAATGTGCTGCAATTGCCTCTGGTAACTGAAGAGCAGGTACGGACCTGGATAGGTAAGGGCACGTCGATATTCTGTGAAAGTGTACTCCAGCATCTGGTGGGTGAAGTCACACCGGCACAGCATCAGGAACTCTTAACGACTTTTCTGGATATCTATAATGTCGATCCCTGCGTCGATACCGTTCCTTTTCCGGGAATCCTGAAATTTCTGGACTGGGCTAAAGCCCAAGGTAAAACCCTGATTTGTGTGACCAATAAGCCTGAACTTCCTGCCCGCAGTATCTTAGATACCTTGGATATGGCTCATTATTTTGCCGATACCATTGGTGGTGACCGTTTTACTGAACGTAAACCGCACCCACGCCAGTTGCTGCACTGTGTTGAACATTATGGCGTAAGTAAAGAACAGGTTTTGCTTATTGGAGATTCTTCCAATGATGTCGAAGCTGCGCGCCGCGCCGGGATTGATTGTGTTGTAGTCAGCTATGGCTATAATCATGGTGAAAATATTGCAGATTGTCAGCCACAGCAGATTGTGGATGATCTTAGAGAATTACTTGCCTAA
- the trpE gene encoding anthranilate synthase component I: MTTQAQFQQLAAQGYNLIPVYRQRLADTDTPLSIFARLKQHQQAYLFESVEGGENWARYSIIGLGESTVFSCNAGELTVQHADDSIEKQHCADPFQYIRDFQAQFKVPTQAELPDLPSFTGGLVGYFGYDAVRYIEPKLKNVPEADPVGLPDIWMMLSKTVIVFDNLKDTLFLIVHADATAPGSYEKAHEQLNELENILATPISLKAEKHTPPHFESLTGHDNFIASVEKVKEYIRAGDVMQVVPGHRMVSDFDGDPLQVYRALRHLNPSPYLFLVQGQTLENNTPFHIVGSSPEILSRLENGIATVRPLAGTRPRGKTKEEDLALEQDLLSDEKEIAEHVMLIDLGRNDVGRIAKIGKVQVTDQMVIERYSHVMHIVSNVQGEVRDDVDALDVFKATFPAGTLSGAPKIRAMEIIDEVEPVKRGIFGGAVGYLGWHGEMDMSIAIRTCIIRENKVYVQAGAGLVADSNPESEWNETQIKARAVIKAVELSSNGLIL, translated from the coding sequence ATGACCACTCAAGCACAATTCCAGCAACTTGCTGCGCAAGGCTATAACCTCATTCCTGTTTATCGTCAGCGTCTGGCAGATACCGATACACCACTTTCTATTTTTGCTCGGCTTAAACAGCATCAGCAGGCTTATTTATTCGAGTCTGTAGAAGGTGGTGAGAACTGGGCACGCTATTCGATTATTGGACTAGGTGAATCCACGGTATTTTCCTGCAATGCAGGCGAGTTGACGGTACAGCACGCAGATGATTCGATTGAAAAGCAGCACTGTGCGGACCCATTTCAATATATTCGCGACTTTCAGGCGCAATTTAAGGTGCCAACCCAGGCAGAATTACCGGACCTACCGAGTTTTACTGGTGGATTAGTCGGTTACTTTGGTTATGACGCGGTGCGTTATATCGAACCGAAATTAAAAAATGTGCCGGAAGCGGATCCGGTCGGCTTGCCAGATATCTGGATGATGCTCTCTAAAACAGTGATTGTATTTGATAACCTGAAAGATACCTTGTTCTTAATTGTACATGCGGATGCCACTGCCCCGGGTTCTTATGAAAAAGCACATGAACAATTAAATGAATTGGAAAATATTCTGGCCACGCCCATCAGCCTTAAAGCTGAAAAACATACGCCGCCACATTTTGAGTCCCTCACCGGACATGACAACTTCATTGCTTCGGTGGAAAAGGTCAAAGAGTATATTCGTGCTGGAGATGTAATGCAGGTCGTACCCGGGCACCGGATGGTGTCTGACTTCGACGGTGACCCGCTACAGGTGTATCGTGCGCTGCGTCATCTCAATCCATCGCCGTATTTGTTCCTGGTGCAAGGGCAGACCTTGGAAAATAACACGCCATTCCATATTGTCGGCTCTTCTCCTGAAATTCTGTCCCGTCTGGAAAATGGTATTGCCACAGTTCGTCCATTAGCGGGAACCCGTCCACGTGGCAAAACCAAAGAAGAAGATCTGGCACTTGAGCAGGACTTACTCTCTGACGAAAAAGAAATTGCTGAACATGTCATGCTGATTGATCTGGGACGTAATGATGTGGGACGCATTGCAAAAATTGGCAAAGTGCAGGTAACTGATCAAATGGTGATCGAACGTTATTCACATGTGATGCATATTGTCTCCAATGTGCAGGGTGAAGTACGTGATGATGTCGATGCTCTGGACGTTTTTAAGGCAACTTTCCCCGCAGGCACACTTTCAGGCGCGCCAAAAATCCGTGCCATGGAAATTATTGATGAAGTTGAGCCGGTAAAACGTGGAATTTTCGGTGGCGCTGTTGGTTATTTAGGCTGGCATGGCGAAATGGACATGTCGATTGCGATTCGTACCTGTATCATTCGCGAAAATAAGGTCTATGTGCAGGCCGGAGCAGGGCTAGTTGCCGACTCAAATCCTGAATCTGAGTGGAATGAAACCCAAATAAAAGCTCGCGCAGTGATCAAAGCGGTTGAATTATCATCAAATGGTTTGATTTTATGA
- the tuf gene encoding elongation factor Tu: MAKAKFERNKPHVNVGTIGHVDHGKTTLTAAIATVCAKKFGGEAKDYAAIDSAPEEKARGITINTSHVEYDSPTRHYAHVDCPGHADYVKNMITGAAQMDGAILVCAATDGPMPQTREHILLSRQVGVPYIVVFLNKCDLVDDEELLELVEMEVRELLSTYDFPGDDTPVIRGSALLALNGDDSQYGEPAVVALVEALDSYIPEPERAIDLPFLMPIEDVFSISGRGTVVTGRVETGIVKVGESVEIVGIRDTQTTTVTGVEMFRKLLDEGRAGENCGVLLRGTKREDVQRGQVLTKPGAIKPHTKFDAEVYVLSKEEGGRHTPFLNGYRPQFYFRTTDVTGAIALKEGVEMVMPGDNVEMSVELIHPIAMDPGLRFAIREGGRTVGAGVVAKVTA, translated from the coding sequence ATGGCTAAGGCTAAGTTTGAACGTAATAAGCCACACGTTAACGTGGGCACAATTGGTCACGTTGACCATGGTAAAACAACTTTAACGGCTGCAATTGCAACTGTATGTGCGAAGAAATTCGGTGGCGAAGCGAAAGACTACGCTGCAATCGACTCTGCACCAGAAGAAAAAGCACGTGGTATTACAATTAATACTTCACACGTAGAATACGATTCTCCAACTCGTCACTACGCTCACGTAGATTGCCCGGGCCACGCCGATTATGTTAAAAACATGATTACTGGTGCTGCTCAGATGGACGGCGCGATCCTTGTATGTGCTGCGACTGATGGTCCTATGCCACAGACTCGTGAACACATCCTGCTTTCTCGTCAGGTAGGTGTACCTTACATCGTTGTATTCTTGAACAAATGCGACCTTGTAGACGATGAAGAGCTTCTTGAGCTAGTTGAAATGGAAGTTCGTGAACTTCTTTCTACTTACGACTTCCCGGGTGATGACACTCCAGTGATCCGTGGTTCTGCTCTTCTTGCGCTTAACGGTGATGACAGCCAATACGGCGAGCCAGCGGTAGTTGCGCTTGTTGAAGCACTTGACTCTTACATTCCAGAGCCAGAGCGTGCAATTGACCTTCCATTCCTTATGCCAATTGAAGACGTATTCTCAATCTCTGGTCGTGGTACAGTAGTAACTGGCCGTGTAGAGACTGGTATCGTTAAAGTAGGTGAGTCTGTAGAAATCGTTGGTATCCGTGATACTCAAACTACTACAGTAACCGGCGTAGAAATGTTCCGTAAGCTTCTTGACGAAGGTCGTGCGGGCGAGAACTGTGGTGTTCTTCTTCGTGGTACTAAGCGTGAAGACGTACAACGTGGTCAAGTATTGACTAAACCAGGTGCGATCAAGCCACACACTAAATTCGATGCGGAAGTATATGTACTTTCTAAAGAAGAAGGTGGTCGTCACACTCCATTCCTTAACGGTTACCGTCCACAGTTCTACTTCCGTACTACGGACGTAACTGGTGCGATCGCGCTTAAAGAAGGCGTGGAAATGGTTATGCCTGGTGACAACGTTGAGATGTCAGTAGAGCTAATCCACCCGATCGCAATGGACCCAGGTCTACGTTTTGCGATCCGTGAAGGTGGTCGTACAGTTGGTGCTGGTGTAGTTGCTAAAGTAACTGCATAA
- the secE gene encoding preprotein translocase subunit SecE, translating into MSNEKSRDALGEAVIPQRNNPAVDVSSGSPLDMVLWVIALILLVGAMMVNQYLPAYWAPANDIWVRVGVILACIVAAFGLLYATHQGKGFIRLLKDARIELRRVTWPTKQETMSTSWQVLVVVVIASILLWCFDYILGWLMKFIIG; encoded by the coding sequence ATGTCGAATGAAAAATCACGCGACGCATTAGGCGAAGCGGTAATTCCTCAAAGAAATAATCCTGCAGTAGATGTAAGTTCTGGTTCTCCATTAGACATGGTTCTATGGGTTATCGCCTTGATTTTATTGGTTGGTGCAATGATGGTAAACCAATATTTACCAGCGTACTGGGCACCTGCGAATGATATTTGGGTGCGCGTTGGGGTGATTTTGGCTTGTATCGTTGCAGCATTCGGTTTATTATACGCCACCCATCAAGGCAAAGGCTTTATTCGTCTGCTAAAAGATGCACGAATTGAGTTGCGTCGAGTGACCTGGCCTACCAAGCAAGAGACGATGTCCACATCTTGGCAAGTTCTTGTTGTAGTCGTAATTGCATCCATCTTATTGTGGTGTTTTGACTATATTTTAGGCTGGTTAATGAAGTTTATTATCGGGTAA
- the nusG gene encoding transcription termination/antitermination protein NusG — protein sequence MKRWYIIHAYSGYEKQVMRSLNDRIQRSAVADSFGEVLVPTEEVVEMKDGKKRKSERKFFPGYVLVEMEMNDDTWHIVKECPKVLGFIGGTAEKPAPITQKEADAILARVRNTGEAPRPKTMFEPGEELLVVDGPFTDFKGVVEEVQYEKSRLTLTINVFNRPTQVELEFRQVEKSV from the coding sequence ATGAAACGTTGGTACATTATTCATGCCTATTCAGGTTATGAAAAACAAGTGATGCGTTCGCTTAATGATCGAATCCAGCGTAGCGCTGTTGCCGATAGCTTTGGTGAAGTCCTTGTTCCTACCGAAGAAGTGGTAGAAATGAAGGATGGCAAGAAGCGTAAATCAGAGCGTAAGTTCTTTCCTGGCTATGTCCTAGTCGAAATGGAAATGAACGATGATACTTGGCACATTGTTAAAGAATGTCCAAAAGTTTTAGGTTTTATTGGTGGTACGGCTGAAAAACCGGCACCGATTACGCAAAAAGAAGCAGATGCGATTCTTGCGCGTGTACGTAATACTGGTGAAGCGCCTCGTCCTAAGACGATGTTTGAACCAGGCGAAGAATTACTCGTGGTTGACGGTCCATTCACTGACTTTAAAGGTGTGGTGGAAGAAGTTCAATACGAAAAGTCACGTTTAACGCTGACCATTAATGTATTTAACCGACCAACTCAAGTTGAATTGGAATTTCGTCAAGTCGAAAAATCAGTCTAA
- the rplK gene encoding 50S ribosomal protein L11: MAKKIDGYIKLQVPAGKANPSPPIGPALGQRGVNIMAFCKEFNAATQKVEAGLPIPVVITVYNDKSFTFIMKTPPAAVLLKKAAGIQKGSAVPNKTKVGKLTRAQIEEIATTKEPDLTGADLDARVRTIAGSARSMGLEVEL, from the coding sequence ATGGCTAAGAAGATTGACGGCTATATCAAGCTGCAAGTTCCAGCTGGTAAAGCGAATCCATCTCCACCGATTGGTCCTGCACTAGGTCAACGTGGTGTGAACATCATGGCATTCTGTAAAGAATTCAATGCTGCTACACAAAAAGTTGAAGCTGGTCTGCCAATTCCAGTCGTGATCACTGTGTACAACGACAAGTCGTTCACATTCATCATGAAAACTCCACCTGCTGCTGTTCTTCTTAAGAAAGCTGCTGGTATCCAGAAGGGTTCAGCTGTACCTAACAAAACTAAAGTTGGTAAGTTGACTCGTGCTCAAATCGAAGAAATCGCGACTACTAAAGAACCAGATTTGACTGGTGCTGATTTAGACGCACGTGTACGTACCATTGCTGGTTCTGCGCGTTCTATGGGCTTGGAAGTGGAGCTTTAA
- the rplA gene encoding 50S ribosomal protein L1 produces the protein MAKLTKRQKAIVAAVEAHKVYTLEEAVAVLESLPAPKFKESLDIAVNLGVDPRKSDQVVRGATTLPAGTGKTVRVAVFAQGAAAEAAKAEGADVVGFDDLAESIQAGNLDFDVVIAAPDAMRVVGKLGTILGPRGLMPNPKVGTVTPDVATAVKNAKAGQARYRVDKAGIIHAAIGQVGFEAAAVRQNVEALVADLKRLKPATSKGVYIQKITLSSTMGPGLIVDVANVSK, from the coding sequence ATGGCTAAATTAACTAAACGTCAAAAAGCGATTGTAGCTGCTGTAGAAGCACACAAAGTTTACACGCTAGAAGAAGCTGTTGCAGTTTTAGAGAGCCTTCCAGCTCCTAAATTCAAAGAATCTCTAGATATCGCGGTAAACCTAGGTGTTGATCCTCGTAAGTCTGACCAGGTTGTTCGTGGTGCGACTACACTTCCTGCAGGTACTGGTAAAACTGTACGTGTAGCTGTATTCGCTCAAGGCGCTGCTGCTGAAGCTGCTAAAGCTGAAGGTGCAGACGTTGTTGGTTTCGACGATCTTGCTGAAAGCATCCAAGCGGGTAACCTTGACTTTGACGTAGTAATTGCTGCTCCAGATGCAATGCGCGTTGTAGGTAAACTTGGTACGATCCTTGGTCCACGTGGCTTAATGCCAAACCCTAAAGTGGGTACTGTAACTCCTGACGTTGCTACTGCAGTTAAAAATGCAAAAGCTGGTCAAGCACGTTACCGCGTAGACAAAGCTGGTATTATCCACGCTGCGATCGGTCAAGTAGGTTTTGAGGCTGCTGCTGTTCGTCAAAACGTTGAAGCACTTGTTGCTGACTTGAAGCGTTTGAAACCTGCTACGTCTAAAGGCGTATACATTCAAAAGATCACTTTGAGCTCAACTATGGGTCCTGGTTTGATCGTTGATGTAGCAAACGTTTCTAAATAA
- the rplJ gene encoding 50S ribosomal protein L10, which produces MALLIEGKKQIVAEVAEVASTAFAAVVADYQGLTVEQLTTLRVEARKLGVTTRIVRNTLAKRALQDTQFNILNDNLVGPTILAFSNSEDDMGAAARLFEEFAKTNKAFELKAAAFDGKLYQGAEVSVIANLPNQEKALTMLANVLQAPISKLGRLLTALQEKNESEAA; this is translated from the coding sequence ATGGCTCTTCTTATCGAAGGCAAAAAACAGATCGTAGCTGAAGTAGCTGAAGTTGCTTCTACTGCATTTGCTGCTGTTGTTGCTGACTACCAAGGTTTGACTGTAGAGCAGTTAACTACTCTACGTGTTGAAGCGCGTAAACTTGGTGTTACTACACGTATCGTTCGTAACACTTTGGCTAAACGTGCTCTTCAAGATACTCAATTCAATATCTTGAACGACAACCTTGTTGGCCCAACAATCTTAGCTTTCTCGAATTCTGAAGACGACATGGGTGCTGCTGCACGTTTGTTCGAAGAATTCGCTAAAACTAATAAAGCATTTGAACTTAAAGCTGCTGCATTTGATGGCAAACTTTATCAAGGTGCAGAAGTTAGCGTAATCGCGAATCTTCCGAACCAAGAGAAAGCGCTTACTATGCTTGCAAACGTTCTTCAAGCTCCTATTTCGAAATTGGGCCGCTTACTTACAGCGCTTCAAGAGAAAAACGAGTCAGAAGCTGCTTAA
- the rplL gene encoding 50S ribosomal protein L7/L12, protein MALTNEEILNAVAEKTVLELVELISAFEEKFNVSAAAVAVAAGPAAAAAEEQTEFNVELTSFGANKVAVIKAVREATGLGLKEAKDMVEGAPAVLKEGVSKEEGEELKKKLEEAGATVTLK, encoded by the coding sequence ATGGCTTTAACAAACGAAGAAATCCTAAACGCAGTTGCTGAAAAAACTGTTCTTGAACTTGTTGAACTTATCTCTGCTTTCGAAGAGAAATTCAATGTATCTGCTGCTGCTGTAGCTGTTGCTGCTGGCCCTGCTGCTGCTGCTGCTGAAGAACAAACTGAATTCAATGTTGAATTGACTTCTTTCGGCGCTAACAAAGTTGCTGTAATTAAAGCAGTTCGTGAAGCGACTGGCCTTGGCTTGAAAGAAGCTAAAGACATGGTTGAAGGCGCTCCTGCAGTTCTTAAAGAAGGCGTTTCTAAAGAAGAAGGCGAAGAGCTTAAGAAGAAACTTGAAGAAGCTGGTGCTACAGTTACTCTTAAGTAA